DNA from Nitrospirota bacterium:
AGCGGCAGGACGAGATTGCGCGAATGCTGAGTGGAACGGTCACCGAGATATCGCGAAGACATGCCGAAGAGCTGCTGGAAAGAACGCGGTGAAAGGCAGAATAGTAATTGGTCGGGAATTATGCAAAGGCTGCGGCAACTGCATTGAGGCCTGCCCCATGAAGCTCATTGCCATGACTAAGCAGTTTAACAAAGTAGGATATTTTATTGCGAGCCCGGTGGAGGTTGCGAAGTGTACCGGGTGCGCAATCTGTGCGAACATGTGTCCGGAGATTGCTATTACGGTATATCGGGATGAATAACTCTTTGTTTGCATTCCAGCCTGAAATACTGCTTTTCCTGATTTAACTTCAGATTATGTAAAATTTGAGCAAATCAGGGGGACTGAAACACGAGCATCGTTGACATCAGAAATGTTCTTGGTTAAAGTTATGGTATGTCCGAGATCCATCAAGAGCAATCAAACGCAATAATATCTCTGATTCGGAAGCGCATACTTACGGTAAATGTAATTGTTGGTATTGTTATCTTCTCATTTTTAGTTATTTTTTCGCGTTACGCCTTCCCTCAAAGTATACCCCTTATCAGCTATATCCCTGAAGTATCGGTTTCTATTGTCGCTTCCGCCATTTTTATTCTTTCCGTTACCGGCCTGTATCTCTCTATGCAGCTGTCAAGGGAAACGATCAGGATTATCCATGACTACAGCAGCAGGCTTGAGAGGATGCTGGCCATAACCAAAGACCTGAGGGAAGAGATCTACGGAGATATCCTCCTTGAAAAAATTATGGACTATGCTCTCTCCATAACAGATTCAGCGGCGGGATCATTGCTTCTGCTCGATGAGAACAAGAAAATGGTATTTAAGATCGTTAGAGGAGAAAAGGCCTCCCAGCTGCTTGGAACAGCGGTTGAACTTGGGGAAGGCATAACAGGAACAGTCGCTCTTGAAGGCAAGCCCCTCTCTGTTTCAAATATCAAAGGTAACAAGCAATTTAATCCTCGGTATGATGCTATGACAGGGTTTGAAACTAAATCAATCCTCTGTGTTCCGCTTAAGACTAAAGCGGGCGTTGTTGGTGTACTTGAAGTGCTTAATAAAGAAGGCGGTCATCCTTACCGCCAGAGAGATGAGGATATCCTCAGTTACCTTTCCGAGCAGGCTGCTATTTCGATACTTAAAACAAAATTTGCCGAGGATCAGAAGAATTATGAGATACATCTCACAGACCTGCTCCTTGAAACGATTGATTTTCAGCAGCCAGAGAAGAAGGGTCATGCTCTCAGGGTTGCGCGCTACAGTAATGTCCTTGCAAAAGCACTTGACATGTCAATGGAAGAAAAGAAGCGGCTGTATTTTGCGAGTCTTCTGCATGA
Protein-coding regions in this window:
- a CDS encoding 4Fe-4S dicluster domain-containing protein, whose product is MKGRIVIGRELCKGCGNCIEACPMKLIAMTKQFNKVGYFIASPVEVAKCTGCAICANMCPEIAITVYRDE
- a CDS encoding GAF domain-containing protein; this translates as MSEIHQEQSNAIISLIRKRILTVNVIVGIVIFSFLVIFSRYAFPQSIPLISYIPEVSVSIVASAIFILSVTGLYLSMQLSRETIRIIHDYSSRLERMLAITKDLREEIYGDILLEKIMDYALSITDSAAGSLLLLDENKKMVFKIVRGEKASQLLGTAVELGEGITGTVALEGKPLSVSNIKGNKQFNPRYDAMTGFETKSILCVPLKTKAGVVGVLEVLNKEGGHPYRQRDEDILSYLSEQAAISILKTKFAEDQKNYEIHLTDLLLETIDFQQPEKKGHALRVARYSNVLAKALDMSMEEKKRLYFASLLHDVGFLKIDLDEAYKKDIFMQHPVIGNEMIRPITFYAEIAPFILHHHQHYDGNGYPAPKLMGENIPLGARIIAIAEVFDAMTSSQSYKVPVSYEDALEELKQKAGTQFDPGLVDLFIRNITPEHIK